A single region of the Halopiger xanaduensis SH-6 genome encodes:
- a CDS encoding Hsp20/alpha crystallin family protein — protein sequence MPDRSDPFDSITELFERLSRQLETAARSWETEMDVRDGGRSRFDFSMTQSSPSLDLADEGSEFVVTVDVPGYDTEDLEIRLSGETLSIRGEREHEAEQGGADEQYIRRERAVQSFNRQLQLPDPVEVDDVSATVNNGILTVRLPKREPSDESTSIDID from the coding sequence ATGCCAGATCGATCGGACCCTTTCGACAGCATCACGGAACTGTTCGAGCGACTCTCCCGGCAACTCGAGACGGCCGCGCGCTCGTGGGAGACTGAGATGGACGTCCGGGACGGAGGTCGAAGCCGGTTCGACTTCTCGATGACGCAGTCGTCGCCGAGCCTCGACCTCGCCGACGAGGGCAGCGAGTTCGTCGTCACCGTCGACGTTCCCGGCTACGACACCGAGGACCTCGAGATCCGCCTCTCCGGCGAGACGTTATCGATCAGAGGCGAACGCGAGCACGAAGCGGAACAGGGCGGGGCCGACGAACAGTACATCCGCCGCGAACGGGCGGTACAGTCGTTCAACCGACAGCTACAGCTTCCCGACCCCGTCGAGGTCGACGACGTCAGCGCGACGGTCAACAACGGCATTCTGACGGTCCGACTGCCGAAGCGCGAGCCCTCGGACGAGTCGACGTCGATCGACATCGACTAA